From Quercus lobata isolate SW786 chromosome 11, ValleyOak3.0 Primary Assembly, whole genome shotgun sequence:
AAGGGTATTCACAACTtaatttaagagcaatagaTACGGGTTTTTTCATGTATCTACTGTGGCATATATTGTCTTGGACCTTGGTGGTCAAACCTGCAAATGTATGAGATGTTAATTTAGAACCTCTGATCAATCTTTCCTTTTGCTTTCTTCCtccctctctatctctctctctctcatatgcgTGGGAGTCCATGAGAAGCACTATTGGGCAAGAAGATTTGTAACAGAATGGGACGTCCATAGCCACTAATTGGCATATTCCTGCGAGTGTTTTTGAAGAATACGTAGTCCTTTATTATACTTTATTTTTAggataattaataaaatatgaaaaaaaaaaaaaaaaaaaccatctaaTGCTTGagattattatgaaaatttcttcattaaaaaagGCTCCAAACAACAGAACTAAGACAAAACACAGCTGCAAGTTGAATGTACCAGCTGCAACAGAACTAATACATCATTTccctttcaactttttttttcccacctcTTTCAACTTCCTTTATTTCTCTCAACTAATCACCGACTCTCTTTAAGGAAGTCAATTGGTATGACATGGGTCTTACCTTGTTAGAATATATTAATGACATCACTCATGTGCTGTCATTTATTCTTATCCCCATGTGTCCTAATTGTTAGAATATATTAATGACATCACTCATGTGCTGTCATTTATTTTTATCCACAACCTTAAAACTCTAGGGTTCGTTTCGTTGGAGgtagaaaaatgagaggatatAAGATGATAAGAGAATAGAAAAGTGAGATgatataaaagattttaatttctttcatttttgtttggttggaagtggaaaagtggagagataaaaaaaatgagtttgtataaatttattcatacactcttgttaaaaaatgatggctaattaaaacaaaaaagtgacaaataacccaaaaaagaaaaagaaaaagcaatcaccaaatttattaaaaaataaaaatcatgtaaaaaaaaagtcacatctagttaaacaaaaaagaaaaaagaaaaaaaaaaagaagaagaaaaaccaaACAACTATCACACCTACAGCCTaggaaatcaaaaaaagaaaaaaaaagaaaagaaaaagaaaaataaggcaACGTCTAgggaaggaaaaggaaaaaaaaaaaaaggaaagaaaagaaaaagaaaaagaaaaaaaggaagaggcaACTGTCCAcgaaagcacaaaaaaaaaagaaggaaaggaaTAGGATGACTTGCACATGGGCATATTTGTCCATTAAGCAGTCTCATTTTCTCCCTTCAGTTTTCTCTCCACCAAACCAAACACACttcaaaaaagttttcattccaattttttcttcaaagtttTCCATCTACCCTATTTCACTTCCAAACAAATGCACCTTTAGGGAATTCCCAATatataaattcatcatttttccCAAGGGTGAGAAAGTCCTCTGGTATGACATGTATCCTAATTGCTAGAATATACTAGTGACATTACTCATGTCATGTCACTTATTCATGTTCAATTCCATTTTTATTCATAGCCTTAAAACCCTACGGGACCGCCAatataaattcatcatttttctAAGGGAATTAGAATAAGTAACAATCATCAGCAACCTCTTATTCATATTCAATTCCATTTTTATTCATAGCCTTAAGGACCGCCAatataaattcatcatttttccAAGGGAATTAGAATAAGTAACAATCATCAGCAACCTCTAGGGAAACACAAAAATATGTGCACTATGCATTATGTGTGCACTACAGCTGTGCTATTACTCAATTGGATAGGAGAGGAAAAGGATCCCTTTTTCCACTTTTGGAAAGAAAATGGTGGAAATGGCATCCATACAATACTCGAACGGTATAGGTTTCCATTTCATCTCTTTGTctgaaaaagagattaaaaaaaaaagtaaaaaagaaaaggtgaatGACCACTTGGAAgtccattcaatccataaaatGAAGTAGAAAAATGCAAGGGCTTTTTTGGGCCCATATACATGATGGACCTAGCCCAGCCATTTAAccgttgaaaattaaaatagtatgttttatataaaaaatattccgTTGCCGGGACTTGAACCCGGGTCTCTCGGGTGAGAGCCGAGTATCCTAACCAACTAGACTACAACGGATTGTTGTTCTTCTTACCAATGTCattattaatatcaatttaaTCTTCAACTTCAGCGATTATTCTCAAAACCATTCTttattctctcttctctccctaGTAAAATGGTTTTCCAATAGAGTAATTCATGACTTTGTCTAACCGTAGAAAGTGACAACACATCCATGTCAAACAGTTAAATAATGTTATGCATAAGATAATCCACTTTCACATTTCTATGATGAAAACATAAACAACAGAAAACACTTCTTTCACAAATTTAAGAAGTACATATAGATAGTATAATTCATGACTTTGTCTAACAGTAGAAAGAGACAATACAACCATGTCAAGCGGTTAAATAATGTTATGCATAAGATGTTCCACTTCCACATTCCTATGAtaacataaacaacaaaaaatacttCTATCACAAACTTAAGAAGTaacaagtattaaaaaaaaagcaaggttaaatttaaattctcaTTTCTATTAAGTTCATAATAGACATTAAGTGTAAGGTTAAATCCGTAGCCTACAAAAGAAACTAGAACATAttaaaattatcaacaaaaactaaatcaaCTATTTTTCAAGTAATTAATAATGCTTCAATCACTATATATTTTAGCTATATTGTAATATCAAGAActttgtacttaaaaaaaaaaaaaaaaaaaaaaaaaaaacctaacctGTGCCTCTTCGTCAAGACTTTCACAGAAGccctctttttctttacttaatctgaaatatttttattagtgaaTGTTGCGTCTCTTTGCTTAGACTAAAATTGGGTTAACATTTCTTTTGGTTTATAGAGCACTTATTGGCATTaggaaaaacaagaaatgaTGAAAAGGTGCAGTCTTAGAAATGAAAAACTatagtataaatttattttaggtagAAGGTATAAACAGCGTTACTCATTTGTATTTAAGGatcaatttgattatttttcaattgtCTTGGATGTATCTGACATTAGCCAAAACCTCACGGTAGttgactaaaatttattattattattatcttccTTGAAATCACTTTCATATTATTGATATTACATTAAAgcagtttaatttttattttatagtgatAATCGTTTCCTAGAAGGACAATAGAATCATATTAACAACTTATTGCAGTCGCATGTTCTTTGAAATTGTAGTGGAAGCTGACTTTAGTTGCCTTAGGAATGAAGCCACCCTTGGGACAAACACCgtgaatatttaattttttataaaggaAAAAGTATGGTTCAAAATATGTTTAGAATTATCTTGCTGTAATTTATTAAGTGGCGACTAAAGAGACTATCAATGTAtagttatataatatttttaatgagtcatgtgactTGTTCATATAATACACATTGATGAAATAAATGAGTTGGAAAAGATAGCAATAAATGGTGTGAAATTAACATATGATCAACACTTAGATAACATATAATTCAACTGTGGTTTTGCAAAAAGCGAAACTACAATGTTGGTCCCTCAAGTTCACCTTGtgtggtttctcaaaaaaaaaaaaaaaaaaaagttcacctTGTGTGTACAATTGATTCCTTAAGTTTCAAGTGAGCTTTTCAGAATAAGTAATATAAGTTTTACTGTTAACTTCCCTTAGTAGTGTTGCTTACATGTCTAACAGAATAATGATtcgttatttttttaatgacttgacatttttttaattaaaaaattacaaaatgaatTTACAATCTGACCcgtttcaaattcaaatcttaATCCTAAGTCCTAACTCGGTACTAAATTAAAACTCATTTGCAATCTAATTCACAAAcccctgagagagagagagagagagagagagagagagagagagagagagagagagagagagagagagagagagagagagagagagagattgaacaAACCTAAGCCCTAGTTGCCGCGGGCGATGCCTCTGCCCTCTGCCCTCTGCTGAAGAAGAGGTTAGATGAAgccatttttttgaaaagaaggtTTGATTAAGCCTAAACGTGATAAATCAAATACTTTCTAAGACTCTTCTGGCAAAGGCTTAAAGCTTATAGTCAGGCTGTCAGGCAGCATATACTCCATCTCAGTGAACTAACTACTCAAGggaattttatcaaaaaaataaaaaaataaaaaataaattgcgTGAAAGACATTTTAGAGAGCACTTACTATATTATCAGAGATGCAGCCACTGGACGTTTGGAAGCATAAGAATaaaaagatcaaagaagaaatATGCCACGATTGGCAGATTAACAATGACAGCGGTGGATGTCTAAGAAGAAATAGGCCACCATCTCCAGCGAAGGGCAGGCAGCAGCTAGGGCTTGAGTTTGTTCAATCACTCTCCCTTTCTTACATGTAATTtcatttggtaattttaaataaaaagaaatgccatgtcattaaaaaaaaatgacaggtTATTATTCCGTTAGCCACGTAAGTAATACTACTAATGGAAGTTAACAGAAAgacttagggtttgtttgggatccgcttattttgttaaaattgaaaactttttgctgaaagtactttagataaaggtaaaaattagctgaaatagtacaataggacccataaatagtaccaaaaagtgcagtaagaCCTacaaatagtagcaaaaataagctgaatagtaaaataaattggcaaaaataatttttgccaaacacaacAGGTGTTTGCGTTTTTCCTTGGGTTCCGTGCACTGTTCAGGAGATCTGTAAGTATGGAAAATTGTaaatataactttaaaactgggtctcaCAACACTTTtcatacttttaaaaattattttgcttcagtgttttcaacaataaatttttagttttcagtaataagcagtatctaaacagacccttatattgctcattttgaaaatttaaatgacCAATTGCGCTTAATTGAAATTTGAGGAACCAACTATGCATACAAAGTAAACTTCAGGGACTAATAGTGTAGTTTCGCAAAACACTAATCTAAGTAGAAAGTTGTGCGTGAAAACCATACAAAAATTGCTATGATATTCTGACTATAAAATGCCacgtcattaaaaaaatgacagGTTATTATTTCATTAGCCACGTAAACAATATTACTAACagaagttaataaaaagacTTAAGGTTTATTTAgaatccgcttattttgttaaaattaataactttttgctgaaaatactgtaaataaagataaaaattagctgaaatagtacagtagtacctatgaatagtaccaaaaggCGTTTACGTTCTTCCCTAGgttccgtgcactgttcataggacccgcaagtatgaaaaattacaaatgtAACTTGAAAACTGGGTCCCACGACACCATTCacacctttaaaaattattttgctacaattttttcaacaataaattttcagttttcaactataaacggtatccaaacagaccttcATACTGCTCAttctaaaaacttaaaagacCAATTGTGCTCAATTGAAATTTGTGGGACCAATTGTGCATACAAAGTAAACTTCAGGTAGTGTAGTTTTGCCTTCGCAAAACACTAATTTAAGTAGAAAGTTGTGTGAGAAAACCATACAGTAATTGCTACGATACTCTGactataaaatatttagtatcagattatattcaatatttagcaaaaataaagaAGATTATATTCAATAGGGAAATTGAACAATGCAAATGGGTTTAAATGATTGACACTCGGTTTCCTATTCTGACTGCTACAATTaacaatacaatacaatacaaatttcacaaaagcagaaaaataatcaaacaaagcTTCTGTTCTGCTCCAgccttttgtgtgtgttttgaaacTTCTATCCCTGTATAATGTGTGTTTATTTTAAGTTGTCTTTGATCTCTTCCATACAATAACAATGCCATAAAAATCAGATGAAGCCAATAAGTTCTCTCCATGGTTCCAAGCAACACCTATAACTGGAAAACGATGACCCTGCAGTGACAATAGGTTGGGTGAGGTTGAAAGCATTGAAAGCTGATTGATAATTATAATTGGCCATTAAAAATTGATTGCAAATAAGATTGACCTGTAGCTTGTTTACACATGTATGCTTTGGCCGAGTTAAATCGTAGAAGTAGACATTTGAATCCTCACTACCAGAAACTTCATGtcacaacaaaatcaaatcatcagCAAAGAACAAACACATCTCTATGATCATGCGAAACACATATTGATTGAAGTTAAGCATCCAAATCTAAAGAAAATCTCAGTTTTATGATTTCTTATCACCCTTCAATAGCTTTGGAGTTTCAACATCATGATGATACCAACAAACTTCCATAAATGACTTACGACATTTCTCAATCCCTCTTCAATTTACCATGCTAAAATGTAATCAGAAGTACAAACGTTTTACATGAATGTTTACTTTTAAATGTGTTTCATAAAGACTAGGCATTTAATTTCGGTACAAGTTTAGAAGCTGTTGTCAAAAAAAGCTGTCCTCAAAATTCAGTGACACTGTCTATGATATTGTACCATCAAGTTCCAGCACAGTTGGCATTAGGTGAAGTAGGTTGAGAAAAAAATCTAGATTCAAATCATGACGCAGACGAGAAGGATGTAAATTTGAGAGAACCAAACACCCCACCatcccagagagagagagagagagagagagagagagagagagagagagagagagagagtttataATGCCTGAGGAGACAGCagcaaaaaattatttcctcTTTAGTGATGTCACACATTTAGAAACTCAGCATTTTGGGAAGGCCCTTCAAACCATAAAGTAAAAACTAGTAAGATCTTGACATACGAACCTATGTATTCTCCCTTTTCAAGGGAAAGCAGGGGACAGAAGGAAGCTCGAATGCTATGTATTCGTGGAGTTAACTTAAGTGAGCATCGAAGAGTCAAATAACCTTGTATTTCCAAAGCAACGCTGCAACAACATCCCAACCTTATTAGCAGTGCTTCACAATAAGTACTTAAGGCCCCATTTGGTTTATAGGAATTCAATTTGGGATGAGATACCCATTCCTCccgttattattattattttgataggtACCATTCCTCCCGTTATTCCAACCTGTTCATTCTGATGACGATTTTTGGGGTGCATTTAGACATAGTATTCTGATACCTTCATTTGGGTGaaatcaaaacataaaagaacCGCTTTTATTTTCATCCCCATGGGTATGGGAATCAGAATACCATGTCCACCCTTTGGTATGGTTTTACCCCAAAATCTGGTTAACACTATTCCCATATCAACTGGACTGAGATCTCCATGCCCATGCCCCAAATGAGGGTCAGGGCAATATGGGAATCTCATTGCAAAACCCATAACCAAATGTGGCTTTGAAAGTGAAAGGCATAAATCAGATGACCAGACCTGAAAAAAGACAAACTTCCATCTTGAGTACATGTCAGCAGCACAGGGCCACGAGCAAGCAGGGAAAAACTTCTGTACTGCACAGTTGTGACTGGAGATTTGCGCCTGCCATTACTTCGATGGCGATGAGAACGGGATAATGCTCCTGTGTGAGAGTTCATGCTAACTGAGTAAATACATCCCTGCATGTATTGTCCCAATAATAATGTCAAAAGAAGAACGCATGAGTGCAATGGATCAAAAAGATACAAGATGTATAGAAAAGAGCACACCTGTCCATCCCCACAGAAGACGAGCTGACCAGTGTGATCATGGTCCATAGAGGTAACCTCACTGTCAAAGAATGTTTTATTAATAATCCTCCCGGTGCTGAAATTGAATACCTGGTGGACCAGTGTAGAAATGCCACCGATCAGACAGGAACTATGAAGCAATATGGAAATGGGATACGAAAGTAGAATGTGATAATAGCCGGGCCAGGATGTGATATGGCAGGGCTATGAAAAGATGAATTTGCTATTCTGTGTCAAGTTATGTTAAACTATTTAACATTTGATAATATTAACTTACAGTAATATTAGCTCACAAGCATCCCTAATTTGGAAATTTGTCAAGATGTATATTCATTAACATCCAAGATATTTCAATGTTTTGATGCATCATACTTTGCTCTCCtagaaataaaccaaaaaaaaggggggggggggaatctcAACGAGAAAACAATCCAGAAGCTGTCATGCATGCTCGTCCACAatgtaacttaaaaaaaaaaaaaaaaaaaaaaaaaaattgtgtgaaaGCAAAGGTACTCAGTAATTACAGTCATTTCTTTGTTTGCATTGCCAACTGAAAGGAAGTTGTTATTTACCTGCATCACAAATGAGGAAAGAGTCAATAAAACCTTTAATGAAAAGTTAAGAATTGAGATATACACCATAGTTATATACAAAGACAAGATAATACAAAGCCACCAAAGCTAAATATAAGAATATTGAAGCTGACATTtgttaaaaagaacaaaaaaatttcaaagggGAATTCAAGCCTATAACaacttaaatgaaaatttttatagaattgaaaacaaaacaGCTGAAAGCTTAGCACAGGTAATAATTCAAAAAAGGTTTCTGACAGCTTCATTTAGATCAGCCAGGCTAGCTTACACAAcgaaaaaaatcttaaaaatttagGTCTAATAAGAAGGATTTTGAACATACAAAAACGTTGTAATGGTTTGTAGCGAACAAAATTATTGACATTAGTGTATACTTACAGGGTGAAAACGTATACATAATTGTGAAGAAACTCCATATATTACTCGAATGCAAAGTCCTTTTGATATCTCCCATACTCTCACAGTTTTATCCATCGAGGATGATGCAATGTACTGATTGTTTGATGAGAAATCGAAATCTGAGAAAATGCTAGTATTTTAGAAAGATGTGATGCCAACGATGAGTGCAATACTTGTACCCAGTTTATTACATGTATATCTCCATTAGTCCTACATCAACAGTAATAATTCAAAcccaatatataattatgtaCAGGATTATAGATTTTCCATGTTCACAAAAGGATTAGAATCCCATACCTCACATGAGTACAACTTAGATACAGTTTCTTAGGTGTCTTAGGTTCTCCAATAAAATTTAATCATGTGGTTGCATTGACCAATGAACTACGTGGCTGAATATAATTGTCCTTCAAAAAGATAATATCGTTTTTGTTGCAATGGTCAATACAAACACGTGGTTGAATTCAATCGGTAAACCTAAAGTACAACACTAAAGGAATTGTACCAAAGTTTTTCCCACTTCATATTATGTTCTCCAACATGTCATTAATATTATCTAATGACATCATAAGATAATCAATGGAATGTAATCTAGTAGGCCTTAATGATTAACACTTATGGACCAAATTTCAATATTCCATACTTAACCATGGGAATTTAATCAGCTATCGTGCCTTTGCAAATAAAAACTCCTAACATTGgcaagaacaaaaaatttaactttattGCATGCTGCAAAAGGGATGGATATGTCTGTGTAATATGCAAAGGAAAGGTAATCCACAGGACCACAGATCATCTCTTCCTTTTACATGGGTGATAATCTTTGAAGGTACCAACAATAAAAGTATTTCTCTGttatttcctttgtttttgaGGTTCACATGGTGCACAGTTGTGGAGGATAGCCTTATTAGCCTATAGATCTATAGGATATATATAGCCTATAGATCTCTCTCAGGTAAATGACCCGCACACCCTATAGGACACCCTTGACTCACCCACCATTCCATCCTTATGGAGAGTGGGCTcgtttggtaacgttgttctagtaatgttgtttgtattttttggaaatacgtgtgggtgaaaaagtgtgtggaaatgcgtgtaatgttgtttaaaaactgaaaattgttgctCAAAATCACATACCAAACGGCCCAATGTGCCAATTTAGCCCAAAAGCCTTGAGAATACCCATAGGGCCATAAGTTTCAACTTCAATAATTTTAAGATTGCCATGACAAGTTTTGGCAGCTTGCAACCCTGCTACCCCAAGTTTTGCTTGGTGAAGAAAGGAAAGTGCTTGAGCCTAGCATTTC
This genomic window contains:
- the LOC115968769 gene encoding WD repeat-containing protein 13, whose protein sequence is MAEQRIEEKKINSSAKEEEDEAEKKKKEKENVDPELFSCLLQPVTSDSDSDYISIRRFLLFSKANSGVLRRRDWRCNGKGYVAYRNFIRRPRNWETLQSPSSLQGTPGNSGRWIPPSSPLSLLYEAESWSSGRDVQNGNLDSSRRTSFSSNASDTDRPRQRGTEPAYSFVGMHCIFDQCKACVTVLKFGHMSSDLLAYGASDGTLTVCTVSEPPSVLKELKGHSKDVTDFDFSSNNQYIASSSMDKTVRVWEISKGLCIRVIYGVSSQLCIRFHPVNNNFLSVGNANKEMTVFNFSTGRIINKTFFDSEVTSMDHDHTGQLVFCGDGQGCIYSVSMNSHTGALSRSHRHRSNGRRKSPVTTVQYRSFSLLARGPVLLTCTQDGSLSFFSVALEIQGYLTLRCSLKLTPRIHSIRASFCPLLSLEKGEYIVSGSEDSNVYFYDLTRPKHTCVNKLQGHRFPVIGVAWNHGENLLASSDFYGIVIVWKRSKTT